The genomic segment CCGCCTCCAGGGCGAGCCCGCGGATCCAGCGCAGGAAGGCGGTCACGGGGAAGTTGCGCCGGCGGCCGATCCTGCGCCCCGTGGCCGGGTCGGTGATGACGTCGTGGTCTTCTTCTTCGAAGTGCAGGTCGGAGATGACGACGAGCATGGAAGCCTCCGGGGTTGCCGGGAAGTCCGGCCGCATGAAAGGGGATGAGCGCCGGCCGCGTACGTAGAGACGGGCCGGCGGGGGCGGTTTCGCCGCGGCGCGCCCGCAATCTTGGGCGTCCGCGGGCGGGTCCGCCACCCCGCCGGAATGCCGCCTCGCGCCGCCGCGTGCGGGCTCCGAGTGGGAAGTGCCGAAGTCGGGGGCCGGCCGGGAAAGAAGTGCGATAGAAGGAAGCGCCGGCGCGGAGCGTGGCTCCGCGCCGGCGCCCGCGTTCACGGCTACACCACCGGCACCACCTTGCCGTCGAAGATGCGGATGCGGACGCCGTCGAACCGGGTCAGCTCGAAGAAGGCGTCGTCCTCGTTGAAGCCCAGGGTCATCTCCTGGAGCAGGCCGATGGCCACCGCCTCGCCCAGGGGGAGCGACGCGGTGTAGTCGCTGCGCCAGTGCACGCCTGCCGCGTCGCGGAAGAGGGCGATGTTGCCGGCCAGCTTGTTCAGCTCGCCGCCCACGGTCATCTGCCCCGCGTCGGCGCCGGTGTAGGGCACCAGCGAGAGGCCATCGGCGGTGGCCTGCAGGGGGTTCTCGATCTGCGCGGTGTCGTCGAAGAACGCCTTGAGGATGGTGGCGCACGCCCCCGAGCCGGTGGCGTGCCCCGCCCCGTACGCCGGGTGCGTGGGGGCGCCCTCGGGGTACGCCTGCGGGAGCAGGTACGAGCTGGGGAAGCGCTCGCCCGCCTGCCCCACGTACGGCGCCAGCCAGCCGGACTGCAGCGAGGTGAGGATGCTCGGATGCAGGGGGTACGTGCGCGCGCCGGTGAGGTGGTTGTGCACGCGCCCGCCGTACTCCTCGGGGCGCAGCCGCCGGTGCACCCCCCACTTCTGCCACCACACCGCCCGCAGCGCCCGCCCCAGCACCTCGGCCAGCACCTGGAGGAGGTGGATCGGGCCGAAGGTGGCGAAGCCGGTCTGCGTCCTCGAGTCGCCCGCGGCTCCCGGCGGGTCGTACGGGTTCCCCTGGTCCGGCGAGAACTCCAGGTCGATCTGCGGGCGCCCGGTGGTCCCCCCGCTCACGAAGGTGAGCTGGTTCCCGCGCGGCTCCGACATCAGGTACCAGGCGGCGTTGTAGTAGGCGTCCAGCACCTGGTCGAAGTGCACGAAGGTGGCCCCGTCGCGCAGCGAGCGGATGAAGCGCTTGACGGTGTCGAGGACGTCCATGCCGCGCCTGTCCATTCCGTTCTGCACGTTCAGCCAGGTCTGGAACACCGCGATCGAGTTCGTTCCCGCCTGGGCCGGGACGATGCGCTGGTCGATCCCCCGCGCGCCGTAGGAGATGATCCCGTCGGCGGCGTCGCGGCCCTGCCCGGCCGGCTTGCGCGGGTCGACGTTCCCCTTCCACAGGAACTGCGAGACGTAGGGGCCCGCCTGCTCGCCCGGATAGATGCCCCGGAAGACGTTCTGCGCCGTCACCGGCACCGTCCCGCCGAACCGCGGGAACTCGCCATTGAGCGAGGAGACCGCCGCCGCGATCGTGCCGTCGGTCCCGTAGTCGATGAAGGCGACGTCGCGGGCCAGCGCCATCCAGTACAGCTCGCCCATCTCGTGCGCCGCCACCTCGCTGTCGAAGCGGGGGGCGGGCTGCAGGGTGAGCGCCTGCGCGTCGGGGCCCTCGAGGTCGAAGGCGAGTCCGGACTGCGGGTTGGTTAGCTTCAGCGCCGTGGACGAGGCGAGCTGGATCTCCTCGAAGTCGGCCGGGTCCTCGCTCTGCAGCGCGCGCAGCAGGGTGCCGTACGAGATCGGCTCCGGGTCTCCCAGCGAGTCGTGCTTCAGGCTCTTGGAGTAGCTGCCGATGAAGGGGCGGTCGGGGTAGTTCACCTCGTCGTTGTTGTTGGCGTGCTCGTCGTGGCGCCGCCCCGCCGCCAGCTCGGCCGCGTCGGCGCGGACGGCGCGCGCCGACCGGCGCCGCTCCTCCACGCGCCGCGCGAGCGAGGTGGCGGCCACGTTCAGGTTGTCGAAGACCGCCACGCCGGGCGACGGGGCCGGCTGCCAGGTCCCGGTGAAGATCCCGGGGCTCACCGCGGTCACGGCGAAGGGGGCCGGGTTGCTGTACAGCGTGGTCCACGCGGACCCGTCGGGCGAGACCTCCCAGAAGACGGTGCCGTTCAGCTCGCGCAGCCGCAGCCAGCGGTGCGCCTCCGGGTCGTAGGGCACCGTGAGGAACACCAGGTACGCGCCCCCGACCTGCTGCTCGCAGCGCAGCAGGCCGTCCACCAGCCCGATGCTGAGCTCGTTCCCCTCGCTCAGGTACGCCCGCAGGCGCGCCTGCCCCGTGCGCGGGGCCTGGACGAGCTCCACCCAGATGCGCGAGCCGGTGAGGTCGTACGTGCCCTTGGCGGTGTAGCCGGCGTAGCTGTCGGCCGCGCTGCTGGCCAGCCACAGCTCCAGGCGCCGGTTCACCTCGCGGGCGTCGCCGAACACCCACCATTTCGTGGTGTCGGAAGCGTTGTCGTTGAAGTCCTCGGTGAAGGTGTGTGCCTTGGCCATGATCGGTCCTTCCGGTGTGGGTGCCCGTCGCCGCGGCCGGGCTCGCTCCTCCGCGGCTGCCGCCAGTTCCATCGTTCCGCCCCGGCCCCTGGGGATGCTGGCGCGCGTGAGTGTCCCCGGGCCGCTCCCGGCCCCGGTTCGCCGGCGCCGTTGTTTCCCGGGCGCTCTGCCGGGGCGTGGACCTGGTCGGGCCCCGTTTCCGTCCTCCCCTCCCCCGAACGCGGACGCCCCCGCCCGGCACTCTGCCGGGCGGGGGCGTCGCGACCCCGTATCTCCGTCCTGTGATCCGCCTTGGATTTTCGAAAGCGAATCCAAGTGGACAATCTATGTCTCAGTTGCAAGCTACGCCTGTTTGCGCCCCCTGTCAATGCATGCGCCCGCGGCGGACCGCCACCCGCCGAAACGCCGCCTCCCGCGCCCACGTAAGACGTCGGCGCCGGGGATCGGCCGCGACCCGTTGCACTCCGGCGGGGCTCGCCGTTACCATCGAAGGGTTCCCTCCCCCCGTACCAGGAGACTCAGGTGGGACTGTTCGACGACTTCAAGGCGGCCGTGAGCGAGATGGTGGAGCTGGTGGTGGACGGCGTGCGCGACGCCGCGCAGGCCGCTCCCGACCAGACGCGCCAGGTGGCCGAAGACTTCAAGGACGAGGTGCGCTACGGTCTCGAGGCCGCGGCGCCGCACGTCCGCCGCGGGATCGG from the Longimicrobium sp. genome contains:
- a CDS encoding vanadium-dependent haloperoxidase, giving the protein MAKAHTFTEDFNDNASDTTKWWVFGDAREVNRRLELWLASSAADSYAGYTAKGTYDLTGSRIWVELVQAPRTGQARLRAYLSEGNELSIGLVDGLLRCEQQVGGAYLVFLTVPYDPEAHRWLRLRELNGTVFWEVSPDGSAWTTLYSNPAPFAVTAVSPGIFTGTWQPAPSPGVAVFDNLNVAATSLARRVEERRRSARAVRADAAELAAGRRHDEHANNNDEVNYPDRPFIGSYSKSLKHDSLGDPEPISYGTLLRALQSEDPADFEEIQLASSTALKLTNPQSGLAFDLEGPDAQALTLQPAPRFDSEVAAHEMGELYWMALARDVAFIDYGTDGTIAAAVSSLNGEFPRFGGTVPVTAQNVFRGIYPGEQAGPYVSQFLWKGNVDPRKPAGQGRDAADGIISYGARGIDQRIVPAQAGTNSIAVFQTWLNVQNGMDRRGMDVLDTVKRFIRSLRDGATFVHFDQVLDAYYNAAWYLMSEPRGNQLTFVSGGTTGRPQIDLEFSPDQGNPYDPPGAAGDSRTQTGFATFGPIHLLQVLAEVLGRALRAVWWQKWGVHRRLRPEEYGGRVHNHLTGARTYPLHPSILTSLQSGWLAPYVGQAGERFPSSYLLPQAYPEGAPTHPAYGAGHATGSGACATILKAFFDDTAQIENPLQATADGLSLVPYTGADAGQMTVGGELNKLAGNIALFRDAAGVHWRSDYTASLPLGEAVAIGLLQEMTLGFNEDDAFFELTRFDGVRIRIFDGKVVPVV